A genomic region of Xanthomonas fragariae contains the following coding sequences:
- a CDS encoding phage tail tape measure protein: protein MAASDNLRLQVILAAVDRATGPFRRVLNGSRGVASALRNQRDVLRQLNSQHRDIGAYRDQVALAQRAKAALDAQRQSVRTLAQQIKSTGTPTAAMNTEFERAVRTARELKAAHGAQEAGLQRLRGRLETAGISTRELVTHERRLRSEIESTNTAMHAQQQRLAAIDAAQRRSARIQSAGLQASAYGAGMAFAGQRALGASVLPISDAMEFESAMANVRKVVDFKTPQQFAQMGRDVENLSMRLPMLPADIAKIVAAAGQAAIPRQELVRFAEDAAKMGVAFDSSAEEAGQTMATWRTAFRMGQAEVVVLADKINYLGNTGPAGVNKISAVVNRIGALGEVAGLQSGPLAALGATVAGMGIESEVSATGIKNMLLTLASGESATKSQREAFDKLGIKATAMAEVMQKDAGGAIMSVLQKLRALPKAEQAATMTQLFGRESIGAIAPLLTNLELLQGNFAKVADAQRYGGSMSAEYASRVATSANSLQLLKNTAVVVSQSIGQTLLPQFKQLTERTTAVVGQIMTWIRANPVLVGAIAKVAIGGAALLTILGGLLVAGGVAAMTFSQIHGAVALLSGGGGFGVLLRQGLAFGDRVLPMLANGARLLLPLLGAVSLPVLAIGAAVAAVALLVWKYWGPIKAFAIGVWQGIVDVAAPVLAELQAALAPLAPVWDTVATAMGQAWAWVKQLLTPFEATTAQLHGATDAGRGFGQILGAVLVTQLQLAVKAIGWLVQAFVFVLPVIKQILGGVWQTVQGTWSLIVGVFTGNGDRIRQGLLQLWAGINLQLANWPARMLQAGADMISGLVQGIRSKLGAASNAIASVGTGVVDRFKGLLGIHSPSRVFAQLGDFTLQGLTVGLQHGQGAPVQAVTALGNRMRAVGAGLALATATAPVAAIDGRAPLSAPARAASAPAAGNSYVIHVHAAPNMDANALAREVARQIEERDRRAAATRRSSLHDD from the coding sequence ATGGCGGCCTCCGACAATCTGCGCTTGCAGGTCATCCTGGCCGCCGTCGATCGCGCCACAGGTCCGTTCCGGCGCGTGCTCAATGGCAGCCGTGGCGTTGCCTCCGCACTGCGCAATCAGCGCGACGTGCTGCGTCAGCTCAACAGCCAGCACCGCGACATCGGCGCCTATCGCGATCAGGTCGCCCTGGCACAGCGTGCCAAGGCCGCACTCGATGCGCAGCGGCAATCGGTGCGCACGCTTGCCCAGCAGATCAAGTCCACCGGCACGCCCACCGCTGCCATGAACACCGAGTTCGAGCGCGCCGTGCGCACCGCACGCGAACTCAAGGCAGCACACGGCGCGCAGGAGGCGGGCTTGCAACGCCTGCGCGGCAGGCTGGAAACCGCTGGGATCAGCACGCGCGAGCTGGTCACGCATGAGCGTCGCCTGCGCAGCGAGATCGAGAGCACCAACACCGCCATGCACGCCCAGCAGCAGCGCCTGGCGGCGATCGACGCTGCCCAGCGTCGAAGCGCCCGCATCCAAAGCGCTGGCCTGCAGGCGAGCGCCTACGGCGCCGGCATGGCCTTCGCCGGCCAGCGCGCACTAGGCGCCTCGGTGCTGCCGATCAGCGATGCGATGGAGTTCGAGTCGGCAATGGCGAACGTGCGCAAGGTCGTGGACTTCAAGACCCCGCAGCAGTTCGCGCAGATGGGCCGCGATGTCGAGAACCTCTCGATGCGCCTGCCCATGCTGCCGGCTGACATCGCCAAGATCGTGGCGGCCGCCGGCCAGGCCGCCATCCCGCGCCAGGAGCTGGTGCGCTTTGCCGAGGATGCGGCCAAGATGGGCGTGGCCTTCGACAGCAGCGCAGAAGAGGCAGGCCAGACCATGGCCACCTGGCGCACCGCGTTTCGCATGGGCCAGGCCGAAGTGGTCGTGCTGGCCGACAAGATCAACTATCTCGGCAACACCGGCCCGGCCGGCGTCAACAAGATCAGCGCGGTGGTCAACCGCATCGGTGCCCTGGGCGAAGTGGCCGGTCTGCAGAGCGGCCCACTGGCTGCGCTGGGCGCCACGGTTGCCGGCATGGGCATCGAGTCGGAAGTCTCGGCCACCGGCATCAAGAACATGCTGCTCACCCTGGCCTCGGGCGAGTCGGCCACCAAGAGCCAGCGCGAGGCCTTCGATAAGCTGGGCATCAAGGCCACCGCCATGGCCGAGGTCATGCAGAAGGATGCCGGCGGCGCCATCATGTCGGTGCTGCAGAAGCTGCGCGCACTGCCCAAGGCCGAGCAGGCCGCCACCATGACGCAGCTGTTCGGCCGCGAGTCGATCGGTGCGATCGCACCGCTGCTGACCAATCTGGAGCTGCTGCAGGGCAACTTCGCCAAGGTCGCTGATGCACAGCGCTATGGCGGCTCGATGTCGGCCGAGTACGCATCGCGGGTGGCCACCTCGGCCAACTCGCTGCAGCTGCTGAAGAACACCGCCGTGGTGGTGTCGCAATCGATCGGCCAGACCCTGCTGCCGCAGTTCAAGCAATTGACCGAGCGCACGACTGCGGTGGTCGGCCAGATCATGACGTGGATCCGCGCCAATCCGGTGCTGGTGGGTGCGATCGCCAAGGTCGCAATCGGCGGCGCGGCATTGCTGACCATCCTGGGCGGGCTGCTGGTCGCTGGCGGCGTGGCCGCGATGACGTTTTCGCAGATCCACGGCGCCGTGGCGCTGCTGTCGGGCGGCGGTGGCTTCGGGGTGCTGCTGCGGCAGGGGCTGGCGTTCGGCGACCGTGTGCTGCCGATGCTCGCCAATGGCGCGCGCCTGCTGCTGCCGCTGCTCGGCGCAGTCAGCCTGCCGGTGCTGGCGATTGGTGCGGCCGTCGCTGCGGTGGCGCTGCTGGTGTGGAAGTACTGGGGGCCGATCAAGGCCTTCGCCATCGGCGTCTGGCAAGGCATCGTCGATGTGGCCGCACCGGTCCTCGCCGAGCTGCAAGCCGCGCTCGCGCCATTGGCGCCGGTGTGGGACACCGTGGCCACCGCGATGGGCCAGGCCTGGGCGTGGGTCAAGCAGCTGCTGACGCCGTTCGAGGCCACCACCGCGCAGTTGCACGGTGCAACTGATGCCGGGCGCGGGTTTGGGCAGATCCTGGGCGCGGTGCTGGTCACCCAGCTGCAGTTAGCGGTCAAGGCGATCGGCTGGCTGGTGCAGGCGTTTGTGTTCGTGCTGCCGGTGATCAAGCAGATCCTCGGCGGGGTGTGGCAAACCGTCCAGGGCACCTGGTCGCTGATCGTGGGCGTGTTCACCGGCAACGGCGATCGCATCCGCCAGGGGCTGCTGCAGCTGTGGGCCGGCATCAACCTGCAGTTGGCCAACTGGCCGGCCAGGATGCTGCAGGCCGGCGCCGACATGATCAGCGGACTTGTGCAGGGCATCCGCTCCAAGCTCGGCGCCGCCAGCAATGCGATCGCCAGCGTCGGCACCGGAGTGGTCGATCGCTTCAAGGGCCTGCTGGGCATCCACAGCCCCTCACGCGTGTTTGCGCAGCTGGGCGACTTCACCCTGCAAGGCCTCACCGTGGGCCTGCAGCACGGCCAGGGCGCGCCTGTGCAGGCCGTGACCGCGCTCGGCAACCGCATGCGCGCGGTGGGCGCAGGCCTGGCGCTGGCAACGGCCACAGCGCCCGTGGCGGCGATCGACGGCCGGGCACCGCTCTCGGCCCCTGCGCGCGCCGCCAGCGCGCCGGCAGCCGGCAACAGCTACGTCATCCACGTCCACGCCGCACCGAACATGGATGCCAACGCACTGGCGCGCGAAGTCGCTCGCCAGATCGAAGAGCGCGACCGGCGCGCAGCGGCGACCCGCCGCTCCAGCCTGCACGACGACTGA
- a CDS encoding GpE family phage tail protein, which produces MADIAAIFHWPPSEMARWSLHELTAWRERARRRSGAE; this is translated from the coding sequence ATGGCCGACATCGCGGCCATCTTCCACTGGCCGCCATCTGAAATGGCGCGCTGGTCGTTGCACGAACTCACGGCGTGGCGCGAGCGTGCCCGCCGACGAAGCGGAGCCGAATGA
- a CDS encoding phage tail assembly protein: protein MTPTFSPAIPLDQPIVRGEQTISELKVRKPGAGELRGLKLTDVLQLDVTALATLLPRISSPTLTTADVNAMDPADLLAVGQEVQVFFLPKAQREADFPTA from the coding sequence ATGACCCCGACCTTTTCCCCCGCCATTCCTCTCGACCAGCCCATCGTGCGCGGCGAGCAGACCATCAGCGAGCTCAAGGTGCGCAAGCCCGGCGCCGGTGAGTTGCGTGGCCTCAAACTGACAGATGTCTTGCAGCTGGATGTCACCGCGTTGGCGACGCTGCTGCCGCGCATCTCCTCGCCCACGCTGACCACCGCCGACGTTAATGCAATGGATCCGGCCGACCTGCTGGCGGTCGGCCAGGAGGTGCAGGTTTTTTTCTTGCCGAAGGCACAGAGGGAAGCGGATTTCCCGACTGCGTAG
- a CDS encoding phage major tail tube protein, with the protein MALPKKLKALNLFNDGESYLGQVVKVKLPTLTRKMEEYRGGGMNGPVNIDFGQEKIEVEWKCGGMMRSVLNQYGAISHNAVQLRFAGAYQRDDNGAVDAVEFVVRGRHSDIDPGTGKSGDDTEFSVKTAASYYKLMINGSTVIEIDLMNMIEIVNGVDLLAPHRRAIGA; encoded by the coding sequence ATGGCGTTACCCAAGAAACTCAAAGCGCTCAACCTGTTCAACGACGGTGAGAGCTATCTCGGCCAAGTGGTCAAAGTGAAGCTGCCCACGCTCACGCGCAAGATGGAGGAATATCGCGGCGGCGGTATGAATGGCCCGGTCAACATCGACTTCGGCCAGGAGAAAATCGAAGTCGAATGGAAGTGCGGCGGCATGATGCGCAGCGTGCTCAATCAGTACGGCGCTATCTCGCACAACGCGGTGCAGCTGCGCTTTGCCGGCGCCTACCAGCGCGATGACAACGGCGCGGTGGATGCGGTCGAATTTGTGGTGCGCGGCCGCCACAGCGACATCGATCCGGGCACCGGCAAGTCTGGCGACGACACCGAGTTTTCCGTCAAGACCGCTGCCAGCTATTACAAGCTGATGATCAACGGCTCCACCGTGATCGAGATCGATCTGATGAACATGATCGAGATCGTCAACGGTGTGGATCTGCTTGCGCCTCACCGCCGCGCCATCGGCGCCTGA
- a CDS encoding phage tail sheath protein, with the protein MSTAYHHGVRVIEVSAGARVIRTVSTAIVGLVATASDADEKIFPLNKPVLLTDVLGAIASAGIKGTLRATLQGIADQTNPVTIVVRVAEDADAAKTSTNVIGEAKSSGYTGLYALLAAQAQLGVRPRILGAPGLDTLPVAKALATIAKKLRAMAYVRPVADTVADAITYRGQFGDRELMLIWPDFLAFDTATSTTTAAYATARALGLRAKIDAEQGWHKSLSNVPVAGVTGISKDVHWDLQDPATDAGVLNEGDITTLVNFNGQRFWGSRTCAEDNMFAFETATRTAQILADTIAESVAFYVDKPMHPSLVKDVIETINAKFRDLKASGYLIDATAWFDGTVNSATTLADGALRIDYDYTPVPPLENLQLYQKITTSYLADFAERVNA; encoded by the coding sequence ATGTCCACTGCCTACCACCACGGCGTTCGCGTCATCGAAGTCAGCGCAGGTGCGCGCGTCATCCGCACCGTCTCCACCGCCATTGTCGGCCTGGTCGCCACGGCGTCCGATGCGGATGAGAAAATCTTCCCACTCAACAAGCCCGTGCTGCTCACCGATGTACTCGGTGCGATCGCCAGTGCCGGCATCAAGGGCACCTTGCGCGCCACGCTGCAGGGCATCGCCGACCAGACCAACCCGGTGACCATCGTGGTGCGTGTGGCCGAGGACGCAGATGCAGCCAAGACCTCGACCAACGTTATCGGCGAGGCCAAGTCCAGCGGCTACACCGGCCTGTATGCGCTGCTCGCGGCGCAAGCACAGTTGGGCGTGCGTCCGCGCATCCTGGGCGCTCCGGGTCTGGACACACTGCCGGTGGCCAAGGCGCTGGCGACCATCGCCAAGAAGCTGCGCGCCATGGCCTATGTGCGGCCGGTCGCCGATACCGTCGCCGATGCCATCACCTACCGTGGGCAATTCGGCGATCGCGAGTTGATGCTGATCTGGCCGGACTTCCTGGCCTTCGATACCGCCACCAGCACCACGACGGCGGCGTATGCCACTGCACGTGCGCTCGGCCTGCGCGCCAAAATCGACGCCGAGCAGGGCTGGCACAAGAGCCTGTCCAACGTGCCCGTGGCGGGCGTCACCGGCATCTCCAAGGATGTGCATTGGGATCTGCAGGATCCGGCCACCGATGCGGGTGTGCTCAACGAGGGCGACATCACCACGCTGGTCAACTTCAACGGGCAACGCTTCTGGGGATCGCGCACGTGCGCGGAGGACAACATGTTCGCGTTTGAGACGGCCACGCGCACCGCGCAGATCCTGGCCGACACCATCGCCGAGAGCGTGGCGTTCTACGTCGACAAGCCGATGCATCCCTCGCTGGTCAAAGACGTCATCGAGACGATCAACGCCAAGTTCCGCGACCTGAAGGCGTCCGGCTATCTGATCGATGCCACCGCCTGGTTCGACGGTACGGTCAACAGCGCCACCACGCTGGCCGATGGCGCGCTGCGCATCGACTACGACTACACGCCGGTGCCGCCGCTGGAGAACCTGCAGCTGTACCAGAAGATCACCACCAGCTACCTGGCCGACTTCGCCGAACGCGTCAACGCGTAA
- a CDS encoding GPW/gp25 family protein has protein sequence MIGVDATTGRVIEGEQHLAQSIACILTTPIGTREQRRDFGSLLPELIDQPFNGATRTLLYGATATALMRWEPRLRLTRVDLVVGNAPGCFVLTIEGERTDVAPANARSRLTIPLRFRSS, from the coding sequence GTGATCGGCGTCGATGCCACCACCGGGCGTGTGATCGAGGGCGAGCAGCACCTGGCCCAGTCGATCGCCTGCATCCTCACTACACCCATCGGCACGCGCGAGCAGCGCCGCGACTTTGGCTCGCTGCTGCCCGAACTGATCGACCAGCCGTTCAACGGCGCCACCCGCACGCTGCTCTACGGCGCCACGGCCACCGCGTTGATGCGCTGGGAGCCGCGCCTGCGCCTGACCCGCGTCGACCTGGTCGTCGGCAATGCGCCTGGCTGCTTCGTGCTGACCATCGAAGGCGAACGCACCGACGTTGCTCCCGCCAATGCGCGCTCGCGCCTGACCATCCCGCTCCGCTTCCGCTCGTCCTGA
- a CDS encoding phage baseplate assembly protein V → MGNASSALSNAIRLGTVAEVNLATARCRVQVGEMLTDYLPWVVTLAGTTIIWSAPSIGEQVVVLSPAGDLADGLVLRGLYSDQFAAPAASDTLHVLRFADGAQIHYDTDAHALQATLPSGGTASITADGGITLNGPLTVNGTTQINGDATITGTATATTDVLGGGISLKHHKTTGVTAGSALSGGPQ, encoded by the coding sequence ATGGGCAACGCATCCTCCGCACTGAGTAACGCCATTCGCCTCGGCACTGTTGCCGAGGTGAATCTCGCCACCGCGCGATGCCGCGTGCAGGTCGGCGAGATGCTGACCGACTATCTGCCCTGGGTGGTCACACTGGCCGGCACCACCATCATCTGGTCGGCGCCGTCGATCGGCGAGCAAGTCGTGGTGCTGTCGCCTGCTGGCGACCTGGCCGATGGCCTGGTGCTACGCGGCCTGTACTCCGACCAATTCGCAGCGCCTGCTGCGTCCGATACGTTGCACGTGCTGCGCTTTGCCGATGGCGCGCAGATCCACTACGACACCGACGCGCATGCGCTGCAGGCCACGCTGCCTAGCGGCGGCACTGCATCCATCACTGCCGATGGCGGCATCACGCTCAACGGCCCGCTGACCGTCAACGGCACCACCCAGATCAATGGTGATGCCACCATCACCGGTACCGCGACGGCAACCACCGACGTACTCGGCGGCGGGATCAGCCTCAAGCACCACAAGACCACCGGCGTGACTGCCGGCAGCGCGCTCAGCGGTGGCCCGCAGTGA
- a CDS encoding phage tail protein translates to MASIGFTAAAFAATDDLKAVPGQHLTLSSISGGTTSSTTIHVTVSDTSRATYEVRGFGLYLENGTLLGSYSQPELIMEKAAASDLLMSADILFSGVTVSSVTFGNANFTNPAATTEKEGIVELATRAEAISGVDAQRAVTPDAVKAAIDSRSGCARFEASGTFVVPAGVTAIYVSACAGGGGGGGGGTRAEKVLGSASYTATGGGGGGAGQSMQRVRFAVAPGASVPIIIGAGGSAGAGSRTDGTHGAAGSAGGATVIGNLTTLAAGQGGGGGFAGTTQVGGATGGDGYPAGGDSATISVNAPYGPAGTGGSCAFGGGGPGGRSAGETTSASRKGYGFGAGGGGGGGVSNVASAATFGKDGSAGCPGFVFIEWC, encoded by the coding sequence GTGGCCAGCATCGGTTTCACTGCGGCGGCATTCGCTGCAACCGATGACCTGAAGGCAGTTCCAGGCCAGCACCTGACGCTCTCCAGCATCTCCGGCGGCACCACGTCGTCCACCACCATCCACGTCACTGTCAGCGACACGAGCCGGGCCACCTATGAGGTTCGGGGATTCGGTCTTTACTTGGAAAACGGCACGCTGCTGGGCAGCTATTCCCAGCCCGAGCTGATCATGGAGAAAGCGGCCGCCTCTGACCTGCTGATGTCTGCCGATATCCTGTTTTCCGGAGTCACCGTGTCCTCGGTGACGTTTGGCAATGCCAACTTCACCAACCCGGCCGCGACCACCGAGAAGGAAGGCATCGTCGAACTTGCCACGCGCGCAGAGGCGATCTCAGGCGTAGACGCGCAACGTGCCGTCACACCGGACGCAGTGAAAGCCGCGATCGACAGCCGCAGTGGTTGTGCGCGCTTTGAGGCATCTGGCACCTTCGTGGTTCCGGCAGGGGTGACGGCGATCTACGTCAGCGCCTGTGCCGGCGGCGGTGGCGGTGGGGGCGGTGGAACGCGCGCCGAGAAAGTCCTTGGGTCAGCGAGCTACACCGCGACCGGAGGCGGCGGTGGCGGCGCTGGGCAATCGATGCAGCGCGTGCGCTTCGCGGTTGCGCCTGGCGCCAGTGTCCCGATCATCATCGGTGCCGGTGGATCTGCTGGCGCAGGTTCAAGAACGGACGGCACACATGGCGCAGCCGGCAGTGCTGGTGGGGCGACCGTCATCGGCAACCTCACCACTCTGGCTGCCGGTCAGGGCGGCGGCGGCGGGTTTGCCGGTACAACCCAAGTCGGCGGTGCAACCGGTGGAGATGGCTACCCGGCCGGCGGCGATTCGGCAACGATCTCAGTCAATGCGCCATACGGCCCTGCTGGCACGGGTGGCTCCTGTGCATTCGGCGGCGGCGGGCCTGGCGGACGGAGTGCTGGCGAAACGACGTCGGCCAGTCGTAAGGGTTATGGCTTTGGTGCTGGCGGCGGAGGGGGCGGCGGTGTCTCGAATGTCGCCTCGGCCGCCACGTTCGGCAAAGACGGATCGGCCGGGTGCCCCGGCTTCGTTTTCATTGAGTGGTGCTGA
- a CDS encoding phage tail protein I gives MSSSPLPPNATPMERALASIAQRLEAIPLPYPDLWNPDTCPAGHLPWLAWTLSVDDWKADWSDAVKRSRLRSAMAIQRRKGTANSVRMVVESFGGAVAIREWWQQQPPGQPHTFELTLTLNGSDGKAASARFVDEVIAEVERTKPVRSHFGFLQGLQATGNVSLATGIRIINYRRLSMTAQG, from the coding sequence ATGAGTAGTTCACCGCTGCCGCCCAATGCCACACCAATGGAACGCGCCCTAGCGTCCATTGCGCAGCGGCTGGAAGCGATCCCGCTGCCGTACCCGGATCTGTGGAATCCAGACACCTGCCCGGCCGGCCATCTGCCGTGGCTGGCGTGGACGCTATCGGTGGACGACTGGAAGGCCGACTGGAGCGATGCGGTCAAGCGCTCGCGCCTGCGCAGCGCTATGGCAATCCAACGCCGCAAGGGCACCGCCAACAGCGTGCGGATGGTCGTCGAGTCGTTCGGCGGCGCGGTGGCCATCCGCGAGTGGTGGCAGCAACAGCCGCCCGGACAACCGCACACCTTCGAGCTGACGCTCACGCTCAACGGTTCCGATGGGAAGGCTGCAAGCGCGCGATTCGTCGATGAGGTCATCGCCGAGGTCGAGCGCACCAAGCCGGTTCGCTCGCACTTCGGCTTCTTGCAGGGGCTACAAGCCACCGGCAACGTCTCGCTGGCGACTGGTATTCGCATCATCAACTACCGCCGTCTGTCGATGACGGCGCAGGGATAA